Proteins encoded in a region of the Sugiyamaella lignohabitans strain CBS 10342 chromosome B, complete sequence genome:
- the BRR6 gene encoding Brr6p (Essential nuclear envelope integral membrane protein; required for nuclear envelope morphology, nuclear pore complex localization, nuclear export; exhibits synthetic lethal genetic interactions with genes involved in lipid metabolism; GO_component: GO:0016021 - integral component of membrane [Evidence IEA]; GO_component: GO:0016020 - membrane [Evidence IEA]; GO_component: GO:0005635 - nuclear envelope [Evidence IDA] [PMID 11483521]; GO_component: GO:0031965 - nuclear membrane [Evidence IEA,IEA]; GO_component: GO:0005634 - nucleus [Evidence IEA]; GO_function: GO:0003674 - molecular_function [Evidence ND]; GO_process: GO:0044255 - cellular lipid metabolic process [Evidence IGI] [PMID 20016074]; GO_process: GO:0006406 - mRNA export from nucleus [Evidence IEA]; GO_process: GO:0006406 - mRNA export from nucleus [Evidence IMP] [PMID 11483521]; GO_process: GO:0051028 - mRNA transport [Evidence IEA]; GO_process: GO:0006998 - nuclear envelope organization [Evidence IEA]; GO_process: GO:0006611 - protein export from nucleus [Evidence IEA]; GO_process: GO:0006611 - protein export from nucleus [Evidence IMP] [PMID 11483521]; GO_process: GO:0006810 - transport [Evidence IEA]), translated as MDHSLSFHNNLDVSPNNSISDSKDKVQLNSMDFMQHHSVCQGTTDEDSSITSEISGYFSGPLSIRQDTQLSPLQISPSKQQDKSSKQPATSLAVSKSRVPTIHFNPGPRNFLNSRPVVSSPLKNTINPSGHTIPALDKALADVNLNTLDNRPLARVKSKTMTGTGTPEMRSPRKGSRSAMVPRSALRMESSSRSNYAKLLLKSRPSSNSSMSMLDYDDSPLLHRGTTPRYTSTPEPEWKDIDDNEHSDEDISLFSGDANHSSKKGTNKESSIMLNPQLPIILSSYLQLLFNLAMMGLLVYSIWIFLSTVRHDVDQKVEEYSADILAEMAICSKEYIRNNCMPGRRVPALEKTCNNWEKCMNQDPALIGRARVSAETFGEIINSFLNPIGLKSMAFLVTAFAGSFIIVNYVFSYKPHSYRFNKQRKRRAHSESRTHSAPQQPIVLYAPSTPGPHIPGSSRKTPYASARRRRL; from the coding sequence ATGGATCATTCACTATCCTTTCATAATAATTTGGATGTGAGCCCGAATAACTCGATATCAGATAGTAAAGATAAAGTACAGCTGAATTCCATGGATTTTATGCAGCATCACAGCGTTTGTCAAGGAACTACAGACGAAGATAGTAGTATTACGTCTGAAATCAGCGGATACTTTTCAGGCCCATTATCTATCCGCCAAGATACCCAACTATCACCTCTCCAAATCTCACCCAGTAAACAGCAAGACAAGTCATCTAAACAGCCTGCTACATCTTTagcagtttcaaaatcCAGAGTACCAACGATACACTTTAATCCTGGACCGAGAAATTTTCTGAATTCTAGACCAGTTGTTTCGTCCCCATTGAAAAATACCATTAATCCATCTGGTCACACTATTCCAGCTCTAGATAAAGCTCTAGCAGACGTGAATTTAAATACTCTAGATAACAGACCCCTGGCTAGagtgaaatcaaaaacCATGACAGGAACCGGAACGCCAGAGATGAGGAGTCCAAGGAAGGGATCAAGATCTGCCATGGTTCCTAGATCTGCTTTGAGAATGGAATCAAGCTCAAGATCTAACTATGCCAAGCTACTACTCAAAAGCCGGCCATCTTCTAACTCGTCTATGTCTATGTTAGACTATGACGATTCTCCCCTTCTCCACCGAGGTACAACGCCAAGGTATACTTCGACTCCCGAACCTGAATGGAAGGACATTGATGACAATGAGCATAGTGATGAAgatatttctcttttttctgGAGATGCTAACCACTCGTCAAAAAAGGGCACGAACAAGGAGTCTTCAATTATGCTCAATCCTCAATTGCCAATTATCCTCAGTTCATACTTACAGCTCTTATTTAACCTGGCAATGATGGGACTATTAGTATACTCCATTTGGATATTCTTGTCAACGGTACGACATGATGTGGACCAAAAAGTTGAGGAATATTCGGCCGATATCTTGGCAGAAATGGCCATTTGCTCAAAAGAGTACATTCGAAATAACTGCATGCCTGGAAGAAGGGTTCCAGCACTAGAAAAGACTTGTAATAACTGGGAAAAATGTATGAACCAAGATCCAGCATTGATAGGACGTGCCAGAGTGAGTGCAGAAACCTTTGGTGAGATTATCAATAGCTTTTTGAACCCGATTGGCCTCAAGTCAATGGCCTTTTTAGTGACTGCATTTGCAGGatcttttattattgtcaaCTATGTCTTTTCGTATAAACCACACTCTTACCGGTTTAACAAACAGCGAAAACGTCGTGCCCATTCAGAATCACGAACCCATTCTGCTCCACAGCAACCAATAGTCTTGTATGCTCCTTCTACACCTGGTCCCCATATTCCTGGATCCTCAAGGAAAACTCCATATGCATcagccagaagaaggagattATAA
- the ASE1 gene encoding Ase1p (Mitotic spindle midzone-localized microtubule bundling protein; microtubule-associated protein (MAP) family member; required for spindle elongation and stabilization; undergoes cell cycle-regulated degradation by anaphase promoting complex; potential Cdc28p substrate; relative distribution to microtubules decreases upon DNA replication stress; GO_component: GO:0005737 - cytoplasm [Evidence IEA]; GO_component: GO:0005737 - cytoplasm [Evidence IDA] [PMID 22842922]; GO_component: GO:0005856 - cytoskeleton [Evidence IEA]; GO_component: GO:0005874 - microtubule [Evidence IEA]; GO_component: GO:0005874 - microtubule [Evidence IDA] [PMID 22842922]; GO_component: GO:0005880 - nuclear microtubule [Evidence IDA] [PMID 7559759]; GO_component: GO:0005819 - spindle [Evidence IEA]; GO_component: GO:0005819 - spindle [Evidence IDA] [PMID 7559759]; GO_component: GO:0051233 - spindle midzone [Evidence IDA] [PMID 7559759]; GO_function: GO:0008017 - microtubule binding [Evidence IEA]; GO_function: GO:0008017 - microtubule binding [Evidence IDA] [PMID 12591913]; GO_process: GO:0000910 - cytokinesis [Evidence IEA]; GO_process: GO:0007109 - cytokinesis, completion of separation [Evidence IMP] [PMID 16615892]; GO_process: GO:0001578 - microtubule bundle formation [Evidence IDA] [PMID 12591913]; GO_process: GO:0000226 - microtubule cytoskeleton organization [Evidence IEA]; GO_process: GO:0000022 - mitotic spindle elongation [Evidence IMP] [PMID 12591913]; GO_process: GO:0000022 - mitotic spindle elongation [Evidence IGI,IMP] [PMID 7559759]; GO_process: GO:0043148 - mitotic spindle stabilization [Evidence IMP] [PMID 9036857]; GO_process: GO:0051255 - spindle midzone assembly [Evidence IMP] [PMID 17562791]; GO_process: GO:0000073 - spindle pole body separation [Evidence IGI] [PMID 16688214]), which translates to MSRRESYIATQFGSISSQFQDLFDELGLNAEERDERERRIYSVIAEAMENYVKDVAKERDQILNQCVSFQQSIQEMVSALRDVDTLAILGKDANVLSSSVCPPYNPLLLNLKSAHSKLEQIFTNRLEKVNKSLEKLKKLATKIDSISVPAKIMPAKNSDMLSLNLSNEHIIELEREVLRWEEEMQSRVVKVSDLCAQISNLWVELGTPQEEIDMSILNNSKTDVETIGLMTADMERLENLCSSLQKQKDDRTQKLLSYKKEVSSLWNKLSTDASFVENFEKANRGISTTVVENYRLELDRLNEEKRQHIHIFIKEARETLQDLWDELYFSEEETSLFTPAWTDIYTDASLQAHESEIERLHGLVNERKPVLSLLKSYKDIQQDEGDLQASMDDASRLLSKGPGRRDPGRLLKEEQMRKRIAKRKPKILQDLREALLAWQEKSGKPFIIDGRDFLEVIEEEEAKLSRGGTRARRPAATPSATSNNSSKIAPNNTARTLTSSARGKKSPVKPAPAPVVPSSARPRIRQVGFPASVNRPQHASQASTGSVIPSRHVEQSMSPTRIKQHTRLETASPSRQQNARPVSRMKADSPVRQEPLRGEQPSRVGNTSPTRRQASPRSQSRFEIRSPSRLQPNGLGVRSAIANHTSARPASSMSIGRNPRSPGKENRNVGLSYETLSAKEKLQPSDRVVSTTSTASSENWETYDEASSSDDDNSEQYAKWRQGALKKLTSEENTDLDGAGGLDPIPSLHHHHRVSEFNWDKDTF; encoded by the coding sequence ATGTCGCGAAGAGAGTCTTATATAGCCACACAGTTTGGCTCAATTTCATCCCAGTTTCAGGATCTATTTGATGAGCTGGGACTGAATGCTGAAGAAAGAGATGAACGAGAGCGACGGATTTATTCCGTTATTGCTGAAGCAATGGAGAATTATGTGAAGGACGTGGCTAAGGAACGTGACCAGATTTTGAATCAATGTGTATCATTTCAGCAAAGTATTCAAGAAATGGTTAGTGCTTTAAGAGATGTTGATACTTTAGCAATTTTGGGAAAGGATGCCAATGTTTTGTCCAGTTCAGTTTGCCCACCATATAACCCCCTACTGTTAAATCTCAAATCTGCTCATTCAAAATTAGAACAAATCTTCACAAATAGGTTGGAAAAGGTAAACAAATCGTTAGAGAAATTAAAGAAACTGGCAACTAAAATAGATAGCATATCGGTTCCTGCCAAAATTATGCCGGCCAAGAACTCGGATATGCTTTCTCTCAACTTATCTAATGAACATATTATCGAATTGGAACGCGAAGTATTACGATGGGAGGAAGAGATGCAATCTCGAGTTGTTAAAGTATCTGACCTGTGTGCTCAAATATCTAATCTATGGGTAGAGCTAGGTACACCTCAGGAAGAGATCGATATGAGCATTCTCAATAATTCCAAAACTGATGTTGAAACTATTGGATTGATGACTGCAGACATGGAACGTTTAGAAAATCTTTGTAGCTCActtcagaagcagaaagaTGATCGCACGCAAAAGTTACTCTCTTATAAAAAAGAAGTGAGCAGCTTATGGAACAAGCTGTCAACGGATGCCAGTTTTGTAGAAAATTTTGAAAAGGCAAATCGTGGTATTAGCACTACTGTGGTGGAAAATTATCGTTTGGAACTCGACAGGCTAAACGAGGAAAAGCGACAACATATTcacatatttattaaagaaGCCCGTGAGACGTTGCAGGACTTATGGGATGAGCTATATTTctctgaagaagaaacatcATTATTCACACCAGCGTGGactgatatttatactgATGCTTCGTTACAAGCTCATGAAAGCGAAATTGAGCGTCTACATGGTCTTGTCAATGAAAGAAAACCGGTGTTATCTCTGCTTAAGAGTTATAAAGATATTCAACAAGATGAAGGAGACCTTCAGGCTTCTATGGACGATGCATCTCGATTACTGTCGAAGGGACCAGGCAGAAGAGACCCAGGTAGACTGCTGAAGGAAGAGCAAATGAGAAAGCGTATAGCCAAACGAAAGCCAAAGATTCTTCAGGACTTAAGAGAGGCCTTATTAGCATGGCAAGAAAAGTCAGGCAAACCTTTTATAATCGATGGACGTGATTTTTTGGAGGTGAttgaagaggaggaagcGAAACTTTCACGAGGCGGTACAAGAGCTAGAAGACCAGCTGCAACACCGTCCGCTACTAGTAACAATTCTTCTAAAATTGCTCCTAATAACACTGCAAGGACGTTGACAAGTTCTGCTAGGGGGAAGAAGTCACCAGTGAAACCAGCTCCGGCACCTGTAGTCCCATCCTCGGCACGTCCTCGAATCAGGCAGGTAGGATTTCCAGCTTCAGTAAATCGACCTCAGCATGCGTCCCAAGCCAGCACTGGATCTGTTATTCCATCTCGTCATGTCGAACAGTCAATGTCACCCACTAGAATTAAACAGCATACAAGGCTGGAGACAGCATCTCCATCACGCCAGCAAAATGCCCGTCCTGTTTCAAGAATGAAAGCTGACTCACCGGTTCGACAAGAGCCCTTAAGGGGCGAACAGCCATCGAGAGTTGGGAACACTTCCCCAACTCGACGACAAGCGTCTCCACGTAGTCAATCACGTTTTGAAATAAGATCGCCAAGTAGACTCCAACCGAACGGGCTTGGAGTACGCTCGGCGATTGCAAATCACACCTCAGCTCGACCGGCGTCCAGCATGAGTATTGGCAGGAATCCACGGTCTCCAGGTAAAGAGAATCGTAATGTTGGATTGTCATATGAGACTCTGTCGGCAAAAGAGAAGTTGCAACCGAGCGATCGTGTTGTGTCAACCACCAGTACTGCATCTTCAGAGAATTGGGAGACCTATGACGAAGCATCTTCtagtgatgatgacaatTCTGAACAGTACGCGAAATGGCGTCAAGGTGCCCTCAAGAAATTAACTTCTGAAGAGAATACCGATCTTGACGGAGCAGGTGGCCTAGACCCCATACCAAGTTTgcatcaccatcaccgaGTCTCTGAATTCAACTGGGACAAAGATACGTTCTAA
- the ABZ2 gene encoding aminodeoxychorismate lyase ABZ2 (Aminodeoxychorismate lyase (4-amino-4-deoxychorismate lyase); catalyzes the third step in para-aminobenzoic acid biosynthesis; involved in folic acid biosynthesis; GO_component: GO:0005737 - cytoplasm [Evidence IEA,IEA]; GO_component: GO:0005737 - cytoplasm [Evidence IDA] [PMID 14562095]; GO_function: GO:0008696 - 4-amino-4-deoxychorismate lyase activity [Evidence IEA]; GO_function: GO:0008696 - 4-amino-4-deoxychorismate lyase activity [Evidence IDA] [PMID 17873082]; GO_function: GO:0003824 - catalytic activity [Evidence IEA]; GO_function: GO:0016829 - lyase activity [Evidence IEA]; GO_process: GO:0046656 - folic acid biosynthetic process [Evidence IEA]; GO_process: GO:0046656 - folic acid biosynthetic process [Evidence IMP] [PMID 17873082]; GO_process: GO:0008152 - metabolic process [Evidence IEA]; GO_process: GO:0046654 - tetrahydrofolate biosynthetic process [Evidence IEA]) — MTEAVQPMLDMEAVINFEVSEEKPSELPANNGKKQKEKPKRRPRASKTEDSESFLRPKQVRKKPVMKLVPSTNNEFAPFTYEEAHFLAGEIDKFMGTQIDFEILSTIRYEPTLTAVSDPSQIVCPENFFLLKSHWQRLHLAIDFFKWDVEVPYELLVNELMKAINQLDPMLPYKLRVLVTKNNVLRVEAHPTTPRIDLFSGVNNYPNLQPLDPVYKVYLDTQHTSISPFTSFKTTYRDHYTKSRQRILKNNGDLEEVLVYNTCNEIMEGSISNVAFRRDDKWITPSLVSGCLCGVVRNTLLLAGIIEEGKILRNSVKVGDEVVIFNGIMGVCYGRIAE; from the coding sequence ATGACAGAGGCGGTTCAACCCATGCTGGACATGGAAGCAGTTATAAATTTTGAGGTTTCTGAAGAGAAGCCATCAGAATTGCCGGCAAATAATGGCAAAAAGCAGAAAGAAAAGCCGAAGCGGCGACCGAGAGCTAGTAAAACAGAGGACTCTGAATCATTTCTAAGGCCCAAACAAGTAAGAAAAAAGCCAGTCATGAAGCTGGTTCCTTCGACAAACAATGAGTTTGCGCCATTTACATACGAAGAAGCGCATTTTTTAGCTGGGGAAATTGATAAATTCATGGGTACACAAATCGACTTTGAAATTCTATCTACTATTCGATACGAGCCAACCTTGACAGCTGTGTCTGATCCATCTCAGATCGTGTGTCCCGAAaacttctttcttctcaaaaGTCATTGGCAAAGGCTACATCTTGCAATAGACTTTTTCAAATGGGATGTTGAGGTCCCATACGAGCTATTGGTTAACGAGCTAATGAAAGCAATTAACCAATTGGACCCCATGCTTCCATACAAGCTAAGGGTCCTGGTTACGAAGAATAATGTACTTCGTGTGGAGGCTCACCCAACGACACCCCGCATAGACTTATTTTCAGGAGTCAATAACTATCCTAATCTGCAACCTCTCGACCCTGTTTATAAAGTATACCTTGATACACAGCATACGTCGATATCGCCATTTACATCATTCAAAACGACATACCGAGATCATTACACCAAATCACGGCAGAGAATACTAAAAAATAATGGCGATTTGGAAGAAGTTTTGGTGTACAATACGTGCAATGAGATAATGGAAGGCAGTATCAGCAATGTTGCATTCAGACGAGATGACAAATGGATCACTCCATCCCTTGTATCAGGATGTTTATGCGGCGTTGTCAGAAATACATTATTACTTGCAGGTATAATAGAGGAGGGCAAAATTTTGAGAAACTCAGTTAAAGTGGGAGATGAAGTTGTTATATTCAATGGCATCATGGGGGTGTGTTATGGCCGGATAGCAGAGTGA
- the SER2 gene encoding phosphoserine phosphatase (Phosphoserine phosphatase of the phosphoglycerate pathway; involved in serine and glycine biosynthesis, expression is regulated by the available nitrogen source; GO_component: GO:0005737 - cytoplasm [Evidence IDA] [PMID 14562095]; GO_component: GO:0005634 - nucleus [Evidence IDA] [PMID 14562095]; GO_function: GO:0016787 - hydrolase activity [Evidence IEA]; GO_function: GO:0000287 - magnesium ion binding [Evidence IBA]; GO_function: GO:0046872 - metal ion binding [Evidence IEA]; GO_function: GO:0016791 - phosphatase activity [Evidence IEA]; GO_function: GO:0004647 - phosphoserine phosphatase activity [Evidence IEA,IEA]; GO_function: GO:0004647 - phosphoserine phosphatase activity [Evidence IMP] [PMID 1326413]; GO_process: GO:0006564 - L-serine biosynthetic process [Evidence IEA,IEA]; GO_process: GO:0006564 - L-serine biosynthetic process [Evidence IMP] [PMID 1326413]; GO_process: GO:0008652 - cellular amino acid biosynthetic process [Evidence IEA]; GO_process: GO:0016311 - dephosphorylation [Evidence IEA,IEA]; GO_process: GO:0008152 - metabolic process [Evidence IEA]) encodes MSYVATLISDKGITPSFVDEFETVLRTESATVLRPEMLSDSAGLGGTQAMDFYLDIDSSNITSLKQSLFDLSSKSYGVDIILQPADRESRRDKGLFVFDMDSTLIQQEVIDMIAAYVNVEAEVSKITASAMNGEIDFTESLRQRVALLAGAPADVFDSLKSQIKITPGAKELTRALKKKGVKMAVLSGGFIPLASWLKDQLGLDYAYANNLEVSEDGKTLVGKTYGRIINSTAKADLLKEIAEKENVDLSRVVAVGDGSNDLEMMGVAGYGIAWNAKPLVQQKAPSRLNTKSLQDILYILGYNDKEQKELIL; translated from the coding sequence ATGTCTTACGTTGCTACTCTGATTAGCGATAAAGGGATCACTCCCTCATTTGTGGATGAGTTTGAGACTGTTCTCCGTACTGAATCGGCCACAGTTCTCCGTCCTGAGATGCTCTCAGATTCTGCTGGCCTTGGTGGTACACAAGCTATGGACTTTTATTTGGACATTGATTCATCCAATATTACATCTTTAAAGCAGTCTTTGTTTGATTTGAGCAGTAAATCTTATGGAGTGGACATTATTCTTCAACCAGCTGATCGGGAGTCTAGAAGAGATAAAGGATTATTCGTGTTTGATATGGATTCCACGTTGATTCAACAGGAGGTAATCGACATGATTGCTGCTTATGTCAACGTTGAAGCGGAAGTTTCTAAGATTACTGCGTCTGCTATGAACGGAGAAATTGACTTTACTGAGTCATTGAGGCAACGAGTAGCTTTATTAGCTGGTGCACCAGCTGATGTGTTTGATTCATTAAAGAGTCAAATTAAGATTACACCAGGAGCCAAAGAACTCACCCGGGCTCTCAAAAAGAAGGGAGTCAAAATGGCTGTTCTCAGTGGAGGTTTTATTCCTTTGGCCAGTTGGCTTAAAGATCAACTGGGCCTAGACTATGCATATGCCAATAACTTGGAGGTGTCTGAAGACGGGAAAACACTGGTTGGAAAAACATATGGCCGTATTATTAATAGCACAGCCAAGGCCGATCTCCTGAAAGAGAttgctgaaaaagaaaatgtCGATTTGTCTAgagttgttgctgttggagaTGGTTCTAATGATTTAGAAATGATGGGTGTTGCAGGCTATGGTATTGCATGGAATGCTAAGCCACTTGTGCAACAGAAGGCACCATCCCGCTTAAACACAAAGTCGCTACAggatattttatatattctGGGGTATAATGACAAAGAGCAGAAAGAACTTATTTTATGA